Proteins from a single region of Cytophagaceae bacterium:
- the pdhA gene encoding pyruvate dehydrogenase (acetyl-transferring) E1 component subunit alpha, which yields MAATKKKEAAKVKYSKEQYMYWYESMQLQRKFEEKAGQLYGQQKIRGFCHLYIGQEACSSGSVSALTKGDKYITAYRDHGHPLALGTDPNKIMAELYGKVTGTTKGKGGSMHIFDKEVGFIGGHGIVGAQIPMGAGIGFAEKYLNTGKVCICYFGDGATRQGALHEAFNMAMTWKIPTIFVVENNGYAMGTSVERTSNVRELYTLAEAYDMPAEPVDGMDVEIVHEAVQRAAERARKGEGPTFLEFKTYRYRGHSMSDPQKYRTKEEVAEWKMRDPIELIKDRMLKNKIVTVEELDAIDVKIKGQVDQAVNFAEESPWPKPEEAFEDIYVQSDYPFLKE from the coding sequence ATGGCAGCGACAAAAAAGAAAGAAGCAGCGAAAGTAAAGTACTCAAAAGAGCAATACATGTATTGGTATGAATCAATGCAGCTTCAACGCAAATTTGAAGAAAAGGCCGGTCAGCTTTATGGCCAGCAAAAAATCAGAGGTTTTTGCCATTTATATATTGGACAGGAAGCCTGCTCTTCAGGTTCAGTTTCTGCACTTACCAAAGGCGATAAATATATCACAGCCTATCGTGACCACGGTCATCCCTTGGCTTTGGGTACCGACCCCAACAAAATTATGGCTGAGCTTTATGGTAAGGTCACAGGTACAACTAAGGGTAAAGGTGGCTCTATGCACATTTTCGACAAAGAAGTAGGTTTTATAGGTGGACACGGTATCGTAGGTGCTCAAATACCAATGGGGGCCGGAATAGGGTTTGCTGAGAAATACCTCAACACAGGTAAAGTATGTATCTGTTATTTTGGTGATGGAGCCACTCGTCAGGGTGCTTTGCACGAGGCGTTCAATATGGCCATGACCTGGAAGATTCCTACAATTTTTGTAGTTGAAAACAATGGTTACGCCATGGGTACTTCTGTAGAGCGTACTTCCAATGTACGTGAGCTTTATACCTTGGCCGAAGCTTACGATATGCCAGCTGAGCCTGTTGACGGCATGGACGTTGAAATTGTTCATGAAGCCGTTCAGAGAGCTGCTGAAAGAGCAAGAAAAGGAGAGGGTCCTACTTTTCTGGAGTTCAAAACTTATCGCTACAGAGGTCATTCGATGTCAGACCCGCAAAAATACCGTACCAAAGAAGAGGTAGCTGAGTGGAAAATGAGAGATCCAATTGAGTTGATAAAAGACAGGATGTTGAAAAACAAAATTGTAACTGTCGAAGAACTCGATGCCATTGATGTGAAAATCAAAGGTCAGGTTGATCAGGCGGTCAACTTTGCAGAAGAATCACCATGGCCAAAACCCGAAGAGGCGTTTGAAGATATATATGTACAGTCTGATTACCCTTTCTTAAAAGAATAA
- a CDS encoding tetratricopeptide repeat protein — protein MAKKDNHGIEIIENAEELKKEFFKYEHLLEKNQKTLYIIGGVILAIVAGYFGYKYYSETKEKDAQTALYDAVFSFEADSLSKALKGQGGNEGLLAVADDYSGTKAGQLAGLYAGIALMNQSKFADAIPQLEKFSAGDQVLQAKAYSLIGDCYMETKKVDDAIKYYQKAVDYQPSKFSTPGYMMKLANAYAESKNAKSAIEVYTDLINQFPTVTEALLAKKYKSRLETEIGE, from the coding sequence ATGGCTAAAAAAGACAATCACGGCATCGAAATAATTGAAAATGCCGAAGAATTGAAAAAAGAATTTTTCAAATACGAACATCTTCTCGAAAAAAACCAAAAAACACTTTACATCATTGGTGGAGTGATTTTAGCTATAGTTGCCGGTTATTTCGGATACAAATATTATTCAGAAACCAAAGAGAAAGACGCTCAGACAGCCTTGTACGATGCTGTGTTTTCCTTTGAGGCTGATTCATTATCAAAAGCTCTGAAAGGTCAGGGAGGTAACGAAGGTCTTTTGGCAGTGGCTGATGATTATTCTGGAACTAAAGCTGGTCAGCTGGCTGGGCTTTATGCAGGTATTGCTTTGATGAACCAAAGCAAATTTGCCGATGCAATTCCTCAGTTGGAAAAATTTTCGGCCGGTGATCAGGTTTTGCAAGCCAAAGCTTACAGCTTGATTGGTGATTGCTACATGGAAACAAAAAAAGTGGATGACGCCATAAAATACTATCAAAAAGCTGTTGACTATCAGCCAAGTAAGTTTTCTACTCCCGGATATATGATGAAACTGGCCAATGCCTATGCTGAATCAAAAAATGCCAAGTCTGCTATTGAAGTTTATACTGATTTAATCAATCAATTTCCAACAGTTACGGAAGCTTTATTGGCTAAGAAGTATAAATCGAGATTAGAAACCGAGATTGGCGAGTAA
- a CDS encoding 6,7-dimethyl-8-ribityllumazine synthase codes for MASVHKNLSIFKDDNLPDISWKKFVVLVAEWNDDITEPLAQGAVDTLLKYGAKETHIKKVYVPGTYELSFGAQVFAQKEDVDAVIAIGCVIQGETKHNDYINHAVANGLTEVSLKYNKPVVFGVLTPNTHQQAVDRAGGKHGNKGDEAAITAIKMLGIS; via the coding sequence ATGGCATCAGTTCATAAAAACCTAAGTATTTTTAAAGATGACAACCTTCCGGATATTAGCTGGAAAAAGTTTGTTGTATTAGTTGCCGAATGGAATGACGACATCACAGAGCCCTTGGCACAGGGTGCAGTCGACACATTATTAAAATATGGGGCAAAAGAAACTCATATTAAAAAAGTGTACGTGCCCGGTACTTATGAGTTGAGTTTTGGTGCACAGGTTTTTGCACAAAAAGAAGATGTGGATGCGGTTATAGCTATTGGTTGTGTGATACAAGGCGAAACCAAACACAACGACTACATCAATCACGCTGTGGCCAATGGTCTTACCGAAGTATCATTAAAATACAACAAGCCTGTGGTTTTTGGAGTGCTCACGCCCAATACCCACCAGCAAGCAGTGGATAGAGCAGGTGGTAAACATGGAAACAAAGGCGATGAAGCAGCAATAACAGCTATTAAAATGTTGGGAATAAGTTGA
- a CDS encoding aspartate kinase, which produces MQVWKFGGTSVGKPERMQSIRNLVTEDKGQKIVVLSALSGTTNSLIEIGEAVKSKSGKATEIIISLRAHYDKFITELYSTPDGLAKGKAIVEKEFSFIVSLSQVADFGLKQDKELVAQGEILSTQMFSAYLEERGDSVVLIPALDYMRIDADGEPEFALIEKLLADKLSTCSEKQIIITQGFICRNPAGEVDNLKRGGSDYTASLIGGAVVAEEIQIWTDIDGMHNNDPRIVKRTFPVRELSFEEAAELAYFGAKILHPSTITPAKMKGVPVRLKNTMEPSAPGTLITANNTVEADIKAIAAKDNITAIYVHSTRMLNAYGFLRRVFEIFEKYKTPVDMITTSEVSVAVTIDNSDNLDKITAELSQFADLEEHDRNQSIICIVGDFKADKSGIAIKILEAMKEIPIRMISYGASEHNVSLLVDSKDKNASLNALNEGLFTFE; this is translated from the coding sequence ATGCAAGTTTGGAAATTTGGGGGTACATCAGTAGGGAAACCCGAAAGAATGCAGTCGATCCGTAACCTTGTAACGGAAGATAAAGGACAAAAAATAGTAGTACTATCAGCTCTTTCGGGCACTACCAATAGCCTGATAGAAATTGGAGAGGCTGTAAAATCAAAAAGTGGAAAAGCCACGGAGATCATTATTTCTCTAAGAGCCCATTACGACAAATTTATTACTGAATTGTACAGTACGCCTGATGGTTTGGCCAAAGGGAAAGCGATTGTGGAAAAAGAGTTTTCTTTTATTGTGTCTCTTAGCCAGGTGGCTGACTTTGGACTGAAACAAGATAAGGAATTGGTAGCTCAGGGCGAAATTCTTTCTACCCAAATGTTTTCAGCCTATCTTGAAGAACGTGGCGATAGCGTGGTTTTGATTCCTGCCCTCGATTACATGAGAATTGATGCTGATGGTGAACCAGAATTTGCTTTGATAGAAAAATTATTAGCAGATAAACTGAGTACTTGTTCAGAAAAGCAAATAATTATAACCCAAGGCTTCATTTGCCGAAACCCTGCCGGAGAGGTTGATAACCTCAAAAGAGGTGGTTCTGACTATACCGCTTCACTGATTGGAGGTGCCGTTGTGGCAGAAGAAATCCAGATATGGACCGATATTGATGGCATGCATAACAATGATCCGCGGATTGTTAAACGTACTTTCCCGGTGAGAGAGTTGAGTTTTGAAGAAGCAGCCGAATTGGCTTATTTTGGTGCAAAAATACTTCATCCATCCACCATCACACCAGCTAAAATGAAAGGCGTGCCCGTAAGGCTTAAAAACACTATGGAACCATCAGCCCCCGGTACATTAATTACCGCAAACAATACCGTAGAGGCTGATATTAAGGCGATTGCAGCCAAAGATAACATCACGGCAATTTATGTACATTCTACCCGTATGCTCAATGCCTATGGGTTTTTAAGAAGAGTTTTTGAGATTTTTGAAAAATACAAAACTCCGGTTGACATGATTACCACTTCTGAAGTATCGGTGGCTGTTACCATTGACAATTCAGATAATCTGGATAAAATCACTGCTGAGTTGAGCCAATTTGCTGACCTCGAAGAGCATGACCGCAATCAAAGTATCATTTGTATTGTAGGAGATTTCAAAGCCGATAAGTCGGGTATTGCCATCAAAATTCTGGAAGCTATGAAAGAAATTCCGATCAGGATGATTTCTTATGGTGCTTCTGAGCATAATGTGTCGCTTTTGGTTGATTCCAAAGACAAAAATGCCTCACTTAATGCCTTGAACGAAGGACTTTTTACTTTTGAATAA
- a CDS encoding DinB family protein, with the protein MLDSLESLFVRDLEKVSQEIEAYDSEELLWKRVEGISNPAGNLALHLIGNLNTYMGKNLGNTGYVRNRPAEFSDISSKEQILNGLKETLNMIRATFATLSDSGLNLEYPTQDLGYPMTTGYFLVHLHGHLNYHLGQINYHRRLIKNIK; encoded by the coding sequence ATGCTTGATTCATTAGAAAGCCTTTTTGTTCGCGATTTAGAGAAAGTATCACAGGAAATTGAAGCCTATGATTCAGAAGAATTGCTTTGGAAAAGAGTTGAAGGAATCAGTAATCCTGCCGGAAATTTGGCCTTACATTTGATTGGTAACTTAAATACCTACATGGGTAAAAATTTGGGAAATACCGGATATGTCAGAAACAGGCCAGCGGAGTTTTCAGATATCAGTTCCAAAGAACAAATTCTGAATGGATTAAAAGAGACTTTAAATATGATTAGAGCCACTTTTGCAACCTTATCAGATTCGGGATTAAATCTGGAATATCCAACCCAGGACTTGGGTTATCCGATGACAACCGGTTATTTTTTGGTACATTTGCATGGGCATCTTAATTATCATTTAGGACAAATAAATTATCACAGAAGGCTGATTAAAAATATAAAATAA
- the serS gene encoding serine--tRNA ligase: MLQLTFIRENKELTIKGLERKYFKNAAEVVDSVIEIDDNRRNTQKELDDALAKGNQLAKQIGGLMKEGKKEEAEKAKSQTAELKEKSKALEEKLKELENSLQEIMVTIPNLPHESVPEGRTPEENLNIFEAGTIPSLHANAQPHWELIKKYDIIDFELGNKVSGAGFPFYKGKGAKIQRALINFFLNEAEAAGYFEVQPPIVINAASGFGTGQLPDKEGQMYYAAADDLYLIPTAEVPVTNIYRDVILSDAELPAKNVAYTPCFRREAGSWGAHVRGLNRLHQFDKVEIVQIRKPEESYQALEEMLEHVKGLLQKLNLPFRILRLCGGDMSFTSALTFDFEVFSAAQERWLEVSSVSNFESYQANRLKLRYKIDGKTRLLHTLNGSALALPRILAAILENNQTPEGIKVPDVLVPFCGFDIIN, translated from the coding sequence ATGCTTCAATTAACATTTATAAGAGAAAACAAGGAGCTGACTATCAAGGGTCTGGAGAGAAAATATTTCAAAAATGCTGCTGAGGTTGTTGATTCAGTAATCGAAATCGATGACAACCGCCGCAATACTCAGAAAGAGTTGGACGACGCTTTGGCAAAAGGAAATCAGCTGGCCAAACAAATCGGTGGGCTGATGAAAGAAGGCAAAAAAGAAGAAGCAGAAAAAGCGAAGTCACAAACTGCCGAGCTAAAAGAAAAATCAAAAGCTCTGGAAGAAAAGCTAAAAGAGCTCGAAAATAGCTTGCAGGAGATTATGGTGACCATTCCGAATCTTCCACATGAGTCAGTACCCGAAGGACGTACCCCCGAAGAAAATCTAAATATTTTTGAAGCAGGAACAATTCCATCTTTGCATGCCAACGCCCAGCCCCATTGGGAATTGATCAAAAAGTACGATATCATCGATTTCGAATTAGGAAATAAAGTGTCGGGTGCCGGATTTCCTTTTTATAAAGGTAAAGGAGCTAAAATTCAGCGTGCCTTAATCAACTTTTTTCTAAACGAAGCCGAAGCTGCCGGATATTTCGAAGTACAGCCACCAATTGTAATCAATGCGGCTTCGGGTTTTGGTACAGGTCAGTTGCCCGACAAAGAAGGTCAGATGTATTATGCTGCAGCCGATGATTTGTATTTGATTCCAACCGCCGAGGTGCCCGTTACCAATATTTATCGCGATGTAATCCTATCTGATGCCGAATTGCCTGCCAAAAATGTGGCATACACGCCATGTTTCAGACGCGAAGCCGGCAGTTGGGGTGCTCATGTACGTGGTTTAAACCGCCTGCATCAATTTGATAAAGTCGAAATCGTGCAAATCAGGAAACCGGAAGAATCCTATCAGGCTTTGGAAGAAATGCTGGAACATGTAAAAGGACTTTTGCAAAAACTTAATTTACCTTTCAGAATTCTTCGGCTTTGTGGAGGCGATATGAGTTTTACTTCTGCCTTAACATTTGATTTTGAAGTATTTTCCGCAGCTCAGGAAAGATGGCTAGAGGTGAGCTCAGTATCTAATTTTGAATCTTATCAGGCCAATCGCCTGAAATTGAGATATAAAATAGATGGTAAAACCCGCTTGCTTCATACCTTGAATGGTTCAGCTTTGGCCTTGCCACGAATCCTTGCTGCGATTCTGGAAAACAACCAGACTCCAGAGGGAATTAAAGTACCAGATGTACTCGTTCCATTCTGCGGATTTGATATAATTAATTGA
- a CDS encoding succinate dehydrogenase cytochrome b subunit: MGWLTKTLTSSIGKKVLMALTGLFLCTFLVVHFIGNMQLFKSDGGYAFNTYAVFMTTFPVIKVVSYVNYALILFHAFWGIYITYKNRQARPVAYAVNKNSSSIFSRSMAILGLILLVYLVVHMSDFWYRYHYEHLPYVKYTENISTGEISTTAMDEGYTQLVKKLEIADAVSGTKIIIVKDLYKVVGFAFQNILLVLFYVLSMFAVSFHLIHGFQSAFQTLGINHPKYSPFIKNLGIWIFAILIPIGYAAMPLYFYFLK, translated from the coding sequence ATGGGTTGGCTTACAAAAACACTGACAAGCTCAATTGGGAAAAAAGTCCTTATGGCACTTACCGGCTTGTTTTTGTGTACTTTTTTGGTAGTGCATTTTATCGGTAACATGCAGCTATTCAAGTCTGACGGCGGCTATGCTTTTAACACTTATGCGGTTTTCATGACCACATTTCCTGTAATTAAAGTAGTTTCCTACGTTAACTATGCTTTGATTTTATTCCACGCTTTTTGGGGGATTTACATCACTTATAAAAACCGTCAGGCAAGACCAGTTGCTTATGCTGTCAACAAAAATTCTTCAAGTATTTTTAGTCGCAGTATGGCAATATTAGGCTTGATTCTATTGGTCTATCTGGTAGTTCATATGAGCGATTTCTGGTACAGATATCACTACGAGCATTTGCCATATGTGAAATACACTGAAAATATCAGTACTGGTGAAATTTCCACAACTGCAATGGATGAAGGTTATACACAATTAGTAAAAAAACTTGAAATTGCTGATGCAGTATCAGGAACAAAAATCATTATCGTAAAAGATCTTTACAAAGTGGTAGGTTTTGCATTCCAGAATATCCTTTTGGTACTGTTTTATGTACTTTCAATGTTTGCGGTTTCATTCCACCTAATTCATGGATTCCAGAGTGCATTTCAGACTCTGGGTATCAATCACCCCAAATATTCACCCTTTATTAAGAATTTGGGTATATGGATATTTGCCATATTGATTCCGATTGGATACGCGGCTATGCCACTTTATTTTTATTTTCTAAAGTAA
- a CDS encoding fumarate reductase/succinate dehydrogenase flavoprotein subunit, with amino-acid sequence MATIKLDAKVPEGPIAEKWTKYRSTVPLVNPANKRNLEIIVVGTGLAGASAAAALAEMGYKVKAFCFQDSPRRAHSIAAQGGINAAKNYQNDGDSTFRLFYDTIKGGDYRAREANVHRLAEVSGNIIDQCVAQGVPFARDYGGMLRNRSFGGTQVQRTFYAAGQTGQQLLLGAYSALERQVGIGAVQMYSRHEMLEVVKIDGKARGIIARNLVTGELERHFGHAVLLCTGGYGNVFYLSTNAMGSNTTAIWKAHKQGAVFGNPCFTQIHPTCIPVSGDHQSKLTLMSESLRNDGRIWVPKNKDEKRAANDIPEEDRDYYLERRYPAFGNLVPRDIASRAAKERCDAGYGVGVTKMAVYLDFKHNLVNKYGKAEANKLGIENPDYDTLVKLGKEVVKEEYGNLFDMYKQITGEDPYEVPMMIYPAVHYTMGGLWVDYNLMTTVPGLYCLGEANFSDHGANRLGASALMQGLSDGYFVIPYTIGAYLSSDIKTKAISTDHEAFVETEKHVKERIDTLLSIKGKQSPESFHKRLGKIMWEKCGMARNEKGLTEAIQEIRELRKEFWSDLKVVGDGDGFNPELDKAGRVADFLELGELMCIDALDRKESCGGHFREEYQEDGGEALRDDENFMYVSAWEYNKESDWSLIKEDLIYENIKIAQRNYK; translated from the coding sequence ATGGCTACAATTAAACTTGACGCTAAGGTTCCTGAGGGTCCGATAGCTGAAAAATGGACAAAATATAGATCGACTGTTCCGCTGGTTAACCCGGCTAATAAACGTAACCTCGAAATAATCGTTGTAGGTACTGGCCTTGCAGGAGCTTCTGCGGCTGCAGCCCTGGCCGAAATGGGGTACAAAGTTAAGGCATTCTGTTTTCAGGACTCTCCTCGCCGTGCACACTCTATTGCTGCTCAGGGAGGTATCAACGCTGCAAAAAACTATCAGAATGATGGCGACTCAACATTCCGACTTTTTTATGATACTATCAAAGGAGGCGACTACCGTGCCCGTGAGGCCAATGTGCACCGTCTGGCTGAGGTATCAGGTAATATCATAGATCAATGTGTGGCTCAGGGCGTACCTTTTGCACGTGATTACGGCGGTATGCTACGTAACCGCTCTTTTGGTGGAACCCAGGTTCAGCGGACTTTTTATGCAGCCGGTCAAACCGGTCAACAGTTGCTTCTTGGTGCTTACTCGGCACTTGAAAGACAAGTGGGAATAGGTGCCGTACAGATGTACTCACGCCATGAAATGCTTGAAGTGGTAAAAATCGATGGCAAAGCCAGAGGTATCATAGCCAGAAACCTTGTTACAGGTGAGCTTGAGCGTCATTTTGGGCATGCAGTATTGCTTTGTACCGGTGGATACGGAAACGTATTTTACCTTTCGACCAATGCAATGGGTTCAAACACCACTGCCATTTGGAAAGCCCACAAACAAGGTGCAGTTTTTGGTAACCCATGTTTTACTCAGATTCACCCTACTTGTATTCCGGTTTCAGGTGACCACCAATCAAAACTAACTTTGATGTCAGAGTCATTGAGAAATGATGGTCGTATTTGGGTTCCAAAAAATAAAGATGAAAAACGTGCTGCCAACGATATCCCTGAGGAAGACAGAGATTATTACCTGGAACGTCGTTATCCTGCATTTGGAAACCTGGTACCTAGAGACATTGCGTCAAGGGCTGCCAAAGAAAGATGTGATGCAGGGTATGGTGTTGGGGTAACTAAGATGGCGGTATATCTTGACTTTAAGCATAATCTTGTCAATAAATATGGAAAAGCCGAGGCCAACAAACTGGGAATAGAAAATCCGGATTATGACACTTTGGTAAAATTGGGTAAAGAAGTAGTAAAAGAAGAGTACGGAAACTTGTTTGACATGTACAAACAGATCACCGGTGAAGATCCTTACGAAGTGCCAATGATGATATACCCTGCGGTGCATTACACTATGGGTGGGCTTTGGGTCGATTATAATTTAATGACTACCGTGCCTGGTTTGTATTGTTTGGGTGAAGCCAATTTCTCTGACCATGGAGCCAACCGATTAGGTGCATCAGCTTTAATGCAGGGGCTTTCTGATGGGTATTTCGTAATACCTTATACTATAGGTGCTTATCTTTCTTCTGACATCAAAACTAAAGCAATATCTACTGACCATGAAGCTTTTGTTGAAACAGAAAAACATGTAAAAGAAAGAATTGATACTTTGTTATCGATAAAAGGTAAACAATCGCCCGAATCATTCCACAAACGTTTGGGTAAAATCATGTGGGAAAAATGTGGTATGGCCCGTAACGAAAAAGGCTTAACTGAAGCGATTCAGGAAATCAGGGAGTTAAGAAAAGAATTCTGGTCTGACCTTAAAGTGGTGGGCGATGGTGACGGATTTAATCCTGAACTTGATAAAGCCGGTAGGGTAGCCGACTTCCTTGAATTGGGCGAACTGATGTGTATTGATGCTCTCGATCGTAAAGAATCTTGTGGAGGGCATTTCCGTGAGGAATATCAGGAAGATGGTGGAGAAGCTTTGCGTGACGATGAGAACTTTATGTATGTGTCGGCATGGGAATATAATAAAGAGAGCGATTGGTCGCTCATAAAAGAAGATTTGATTTACGAAAATATCAAGATTGCTCAGCGTAATTATAAATAA
- a CDS encoding succinate dehydrogenase/fumarate reductase iron-sulfur subunit, whose product MNITLKVWRQKNQNAKGALETYKVSDVSPDMSFLEMFDVLNERLVTEDIEPIAFDHDCREGICGTCSMYIDGRPHGPLEGVTTCQLHMRSFKDGDTIVVEPWRALAFPVLKDLVVDRTAFDRIIASGGFVSVNTGNAQDANNLPIGKDLADKSFAAAACIGCGACVAACKNASAMLFVSAKVSQLALLPQGEPEREKRALNMVAQMDAEGFGACTNTGACAAECPKEISLDNIARLNREFLSASVANPEV is encoded by the coding sequence ATGAATATTACGTTGAAAGTATGGCGTCAAAAAAACCAAAACGCCAAAGGAGCATTGGAAACTTATAAAGTAAGTGATGTTTCGCCTGACATGTCTTTTCTGGAGATGTTTGACGTATTAAACGAAAGATTAGTTACGGAAGACATCGAGCCCATAGCCTTTGACCACGACTGCCGTGAAGGTATTTGTGGTACGTGTTCTATGTACATCGACGGCCGCCCTCATGGTCCTTTGGAAGGCGTTACCACTTGTCAGCTTCACATGCGTAGCTTTAAAGATGGCGATACTATAGTTGTCGAACCATGGAGAGCTTTGGCTTTTCCGGTACTCAAAGACTTGGTGGTTGACCGTACAGCATTTGATCGTATCATTGCCTCAGGTGGTTTTGTTTCGGTAAATACAGGAAACGCTCAGGACGCCAACAATCTTCCGATAGGTAAAGATCTGGCCGACAAATCATTTGCCGCTGCCGCCTGTATCGGATGTGGTGCATGTGTTGCAGCCTGTAAAAATGCCTCAGCTATGCTTTTTGTGTCGGCAAAAGTTTCTCAGCTGGCACTATTGCCTCAGGGTGAGCCTGAACGTGAAAAAAGAGCATTGAACATGGTAGCACAGATGGATGCTGAAGGATTTGGTGCCTGTACCAATACCGGAGCTTGTGCCGCTGAATGTCCTAAAGAAATATCACTTGACAACATCGCCAGACTAAACCGCGAGTTTTTGAGTGCCAGTGTGGCTAATCCTGAAGTTTGA
- the rseP gene encoding RIP metalloprotease RseP, whose product MEGLIMAAQLLLALTILVGLHEFGHFIFARIFKIRVNKFYIFFDFLFPLPNVLNFALWKKKKGDTEYGLGWFPLGGYVDIAGMIDETKDASQLSSTPEPWEFRSKPAWQRLFVMLGGIIVNIILGVLIYSGVKYTWGEEDFAREEVNKRGIYAHPLAEKIGLKTGDKILKINGKDYTVFSEVLSAVANENTSFLVERDSQTIEVPVPNQLIENIAKKEDFVSPIFPFEVRIVSKGMPADKAGLREGDKILAINGKKINYYQELQPLIRSNAGKKITLDIERKGTKLSISPVVTADSAIGFNPKFTLATVETKFGLWESVKEGTNEALSVIPQQINGFARIFKGHISASNALSGPVGLSQMFGGRWDWERFWRLTGLLSMALAFMNALPIPALDGGHVIVLLYEMISRRKPSELFMERTQQIGTFILLALMAYVLFNDTVKLLF is encoded by the coding sequence ATGGAAGGATTGATAATGGCAGCTCAGCTTTTGCTGGCACTCACCATTTTGGTTGGTTTACACGAATTCGGACACTTTATTTTTGCCCGCATCTTTAAAATCAGGGTCAACAAATTTTACATTTTCTTTGATTTCTTATTCCCTTTACCCAATGTTTTGAATTTTGCTCTTTGGAAAAAGAAAAAAGGTGATACTGAATACGGTCTCGGTTGGTTTCCTTTGGGTGGTTATGTGGATATAGCCGGTATGATTGACGAAACTAAAGATGCTTCACAGCTTTCATCTACCCCGGAACCCTGGGAATTTAGATCTAAACCGGCATGGCAACGACTTTTTGTAATGTTAGGAGGGATAATCGTAAATATAATTCTGGGAGTATTGATTTATTCAGGTGTTAAATATACCTGGGGAGAAGAGGATTTTGCACGAGAAGAGGTAAATAAAAGAGGGATTTATGCACATCCTTTAGCCGAGAAAATTGGACTAAAAACTGGAGATAAGATACTTAAAATTAATGGTAAAGATTACACTGTTTTTAGTGAAGTACTAAGTGCTGTTGCCAACGAAAACACAAGTTTTCTGGTTGAAAGAGACAGTCAGACCATAGAAGTGCCTGTTCCCAATCAATTGATTGAAAACATTGCAAAGAAAGAAGACTTTGTGAGTCCTATATTTCCGTTTGAAGTTAGAATTGTTTCAAAAGGAATGCCCGCTGACAAAGCCGGACTCAGAGAAGGTGATAAAATTCTGGCAATAAATGGAAAAAAAATAAATTATTATCAGGAGCTCCAGCCTTTAATCAGAAGCAATGCAGGTAAAAAAATCACTTTGGATATTGAAAGAAAAGGGACTAAGCTAAGTATTAGTCCGGTGGTAACTGCTGATTCAGCGATAGGATTTAATCCGAAATTTACACTAGCAACCGTAGAAACCAAGTTTGGACTTTGGGAATCTGTAAAAGAAGGTACTAACGAAGCCCTGAGTGTGATTCCTCAACAAATCAATGGTTTTGCTAGAATTTTCAAAGGTCATATTTCAGCTTCAAACGCTTTAAGTGGGCCCGTGGGTCTTTCACAAATGTTTGGTGGTCGTTGGGATTGGGAAAGGTTCTGGAGATTAACAGGCTTATTGTCAATGGCTTTGGCTTTTATGAATGCACTTCCTATACCGGCTTTGGATGGTGGGCATGTGATAGTTTTATTATATGAAATGATCTCCCGTCGTAAACCTTCCGAGCTTTTTATGGAGCGTACCCAACAGATCGGTACATTTATACTTTTGGCATTGATGGCGTATGTACTGTTTAACGATACAGTTAAACTACTATTTTAA
- a CDS encoding MarR family transcriptional regulator has translation MKKEHTIDFYIKWAWHAISRMYNINAAAEDMTMSIGFVLLNIDLEKGTPATKIGPSIGMEARSLTRMLKTLEEKGWIYRETDPTDKRFVNVFLTDLGKKKRKFAREGVIEFNKRIQEKISPADLDVYFKVMKQINGLLEDISQENHQHEVLSLDQI, from the coding sequence ATGAAAAAAGAGCATACTATTGATTTTTATATAAAATGGGCCTGGCATGCGATTTCCAGGATGTACAACATCAATGCTGCGGCCGAAGACATGACCATGTCGATAGGCTTTGTGTTGCTAAATATTGATTTGGAAAAAGGTACCCCTGCAACAAAAATAGGCCCCAGTATAGGAATGGAGGCCAGAAGCCTTACCAGAATGTTGAAAACATTGGAAGAAAAAGGCTGGATTTACCGCGAAACCGATCCCACAGATAAGCGATTTGTAAATGTATTTCTAACCGACTTAGGCAAAAAAAAGCGTAAATTTGCACGAGAAGGGGTCATAGAATTTAACAAAAGAATTCAGGAGAAAATCTCTCCGGCCGACTTAGATGTTTATTTCAAAGTAATGAAGCAAATCAATGGGTTATTAGAGGATATTTCTCAGGAAAATCACCAACATGAAGTACTATCCTTAGATCAAATTTAA